One stretch of Bremerella cremea DNA includes these proteins:
- a CDS encoding bifunctional acetate--CoA ligase family protein/GNAT family N-acetyltransferase yields the protein MSIYNLNAIFCPKSVAVIGASSKEASVGNTVLKNLSQGGFEGHIFAINPKYEELEGHPCFPQIDNVPEKVDLAIICTPAVTVPDLVRQCGEAGVRGIIILSAGFREIGAEGKKLEEEIAKTAAKFRGLRIVGPNCLGVVATHSALNASFAAAAPDKGKVAFISQSGALCTAVLDWAFQEQIGFSYFVSVGNMLDVDLGDLIDYFANDPWTESIFLYIESVKEARKFMSACRSFARNKPIMVYKAGRFAKSAQAAASHTGAMAGVDTVYQAAFDRAGIVRVNEISDIFDCTALLARRKLPKGGRLAIVTNAGGPGVMATDALLARNGELAEISEETREKLNQFLPAAWSHSNPIDILGDADPQRLAKTLEIVQAAKEIDAILVVFSPQAMSQPTAAAQAVIEVSKKTTKPILTSWMGGKATHEGVTLFNAAHIPTYRAPEEAVKAFMYLVSYVRTHDVLYETPRDIPVEFPLERGRMHTVFESLLGNGNDTLSEIQSKALLDAYEIPVTQPFLARDANEAVQLAKRTGFPVAMKLISPQITHKTDVGGVELGVATEEKVRAAFDRIVHSAKSHRPDAQIDGVSIQKMINHAGGVELIIGARRDPVFGPVLLIGAGGTSAELFQDTALELPPVNERLARRMLESLRIWPLLQGYRGGPGVDVDKLIEVLIRMSYLVADFPEIQELDINPLLATEHGAVALDARIMLDRKVRLNPPRRFAHLAIRPYPEELVRPARFPDGTPCTLRPIKPEDEPLWHDFHVNCSQNTLWFRFRSLVKEITHDMATRFCFIDYDRELTIVAEIEQDQQRKIVGVANIMADADRVDAEFAVIIGDEYQGMGLGSMLTDYCLEICYDWGIKTVLAETSPDNQRMLSIFQERGFTLDSKSSSDAVLCRKELT from the coding sequence ATGTCGATTTACAATCTGAACGCAATTTTCTGTCCTAAGTCGGTCGCCGTCATTGGTGCCAGCAGCAAAGAGGCCAGCGTGGGCAATACGGTTCTCAAAAACCTGTCCCAAGGTGGGTTCGAAGGACATATCTTTGCGATCAATCCCAAATACGAAGAGCTGGAAGGCCATCCCTGCTTTCCTCAGATCGACAACGTCCCCGAGAAGGTCGACCTGGCAATCATCTGCACCCCGGCGGTCACCGTGCCTGATTTGGTTCGCCAATGTGGCGAGGCCGGCGTCCGAGGAATCATCATCCTCTCTGCTGGATTTCGAGAAATCGGAGCCGAGGGAAAAAAGCTAGAAGAAGAGATCGCGAAGACTGCCGCCAAGTTCCGCGGGCTACGCATTGTTGGCCCGAACTGCTTAGGAGTGGTAGCCACTCATTCGGCACTGAACGCCAGCTTTGCTGCGGCGGCCCCTGATAAAGGCAAAGTCGCTTTCATTTCGCAGTCTGGCGCCCTTTGCACTGCGGTTCTCGATTGGGCATTTCAAGAGCAGATTGGCTTCTCTTATTTCGTGTCGGTTGGCAACATGCTTGATGTCGATCTAGGTGACCTGATCGATTACTTCGCCAACGATCCGTGGACTGAATCGATTTTCCTTTACATCGAATCGGTCAAAGAAGCCCGTAAGTTCATGTCGGCTTGCCGCTCGTTTGCTCGTAATAAACCAATCATGGTTTACAAGGCAGGCCGATTTGCCAAATCAGCCCAAGCGGCCGCCTCGCACACCGGAGCGATGGCCGGGGTCGATACCGTCTACCAGGCCGCGTTCGATCGAGCCGGCATTGTACGGGTAAACGAAATCTCGGATATCTTCGATTGCACCGCGCTGCTGGCTCGCCGTAAATTGCCCAAGGGAGGACGCCTGGCTATCGTCACGAATGCCGGTGGCCCTGGCGTGATGGCCACCGATGCCCTACTAGCCCGCAACGGCGAACTGGCCGAGATCTCAGAGGAAACCCGTGAGAAACTCAACCAGTTTCTTCCCGCCGCTTGGTCTCATAGCAATCCGATCGACATCTTGGGCGATGCCGATCCCCAGCGGCTCGCCAAAACGTTGGAAATCGTCCAGGCCGCCAAAGAGATCGACGCGATTCTAGTCGTCTTCTCACCGCAAGCAATGAGTCAGCCTACCGCTGCCGCACAAGCCGTGATCGAAGTCAGCAAGAAGACCACCAAGCCGATATTAACATCCTGGATGGGAGGCAAAGCCACCCACGAAGGCGTCACACTTTTCAATGCAGCCCACATCCCAACCTACCGTGCTCCGGAAGAAGCGGTAAAAGCGTTCATGTATCTTGTTTCGTACGTTCGTACCCATGACGTTCTGTACGAAACACCACGTGATATTCCCGTTGAGTTCCCCTTGGAACGCGGCCGCATGCACACGGTGTTTGAATCGCTACTCGGGAATGGGAACGACACGCTCAGCGAAATTCAATCGAAAGCACTGCTCGACGCCTACGAGATCCCTGTCACCCAACCGTTCCTGGCCCGCGATGCCAACGAAGCCGTTCAACTTGCCAAGCGAACCGGCTTCCCCGTTGCCATGAAACTTATCTCACCTCAAATCACCCACAAGACCGACGTCGGTGGTGTCGAGTTGGGGGTCGCCACCGAAGAAAAAGTGCGAGCCGCGTTTGACCGCATCGTTCATTCAGCTAAGAGCCATCGTCCAGACGCACAAATTGATGGCGTTTCGATTCAAAAAATGATCAACCATGCCGGCGGTGTCGAACTGATTATCGGTGCAAGACGCGATCCCGTCTTTGGCCCGGTCTTGCTCATTGGAGCAGGGGGAACTTCTGCGGAACTTTTTCAAGATACCGCGTTGGAATTACCCCCAGTCAACGAACGTCTCGCCAGACGAATGCTCGAATCGCTTCGCATTTGGCCGTTGCTGCAAGGCTACCGAGGTGGTCCTGGGGTTGATGTCGACAAGTTGATTGAAGTGCTCATTCGCATGTCGTACCTTGTCGCTGATTTTCCTGAAATTCAAGAGCTGGATATCAACCCTCTGCTGGCCACAGAGCATGGGGCGGTTGCCTTAGACGCACGGATCATGCTTGATCGAAAGGTTCGTTTGAATCCCCCCCGCCGATTTGCTCATCTGGCGATTCGTCCTTATCCGGAAGAACTCGTTCGCCCGGCCCGCTTTCCAGACGGCACGCCCTGCACATTGCGACCCATCAAGCCGGAAGATGAACCGCTCTGGCACGACTTTCACGTCAACTGCTCGCAGAACACGTTATGGTTCCGTTTCCGTAGTCTGGTGAAAGAAATCACCCACGACATGGCAACCCGTTTCTGTTTCATCGACTACGACCGAGAACTCACGATCGTCGCCGAGATTGAACAAGACCAACAACGGAAGATCGTAGGAGTCGCCAACATCATGGCCGATGCCGATCGAGTGGACGCGGAATTCGCCGTGATCATTGGCGACGAATATCAAGGTATGGGACTAGGCTCGATGCTTACCGATTACTGCCTTGAAATTTGCTACGACTGGGGAATTAAAACCGTCCTGGCCGAAACCTCGCCCGATAACCAAAGAATGCTGTCCATCTTCCAGGAACGTGGTTTCACCCTCGATAGCAAGTCTTCTTCCGATGCCGTCCTCTGCCGCAAAGAACTCACTTAG
- a CDS encoding response regulator → MNPPSSHTALVVDDELPIRALLLKALEGCGFRCAEAANGEEARTAFQSTPFDVVVTDLLMPKSHGHSLCVHLCEKQQHPIIVVLTAFRNEKIQRDLKARGVDLVVHKPVNYIKFAEQVRDLVDQKLETNTPTAPHPETSSDDPLADVGFSFPKASAQHVTGLLLRSPERAELLSQAITESSTSCFSATSSEELCRLLDRQRIDLLIVENELGGFLSGLEIVERLNQQLIRPKIILLTKDPGKVSEKASDIGVEQVLDLNIQEDDLVRYTRTVLANQSEQDAFIPALARCLVKDFGEIPPLPQLVVKLAGYLSMPINDIPIDELANDISSDSRAATDLLNYTNMGLSVFNQTTSVRQAVNLNGPKKTIMHVLAAATMRVRSQVLTEWNESHRQWYQKRSVITAAAAATFAEHFENIPRDTAFILGLVQDIGCLVLSKKYGKRYDLIVKRFREVGRLQLHQLELETFKIHHGHVSAALMLKWQLPQSLIRPVVVHHDAEQAETLSQVDRSYLRVIQLGEMLADSTEVNHSFRNHMLTNKASYYDELTVEQRNKTFVEAIQYAKSLCQVFNFPSPDPAELTKILTDTMAHAGQELEKVS, encoded by the coding sequence ATGAATCCGCCATCGTCTCACACAGCACTCGTCGTCGATGATGAACTACCCATTCGTGCTTTACTTCTGAAAGCACTAGAAGGCTGTGGTTTTCGCTGCGCCGAAGCTGCCAATGGAGAAGAAGCCAGGACGGCATTTCAATCGACGCCGTTCGATGTTGTGGTTACCGATCTGTTGATGCCCAAATCGCATGGGCACTCTCTGTGCGTACATCTTTGTGAAAAACAACAACATCCAATTATCGTGGTCCTGACCGCTTTTCGGAATGAAAAAATCCAGCGTGATTTAAAAGCGAGGGGCGTTGATTTAGTCGTTCACAAACCGGTTAACTACATCAAATTCGCCGAACAAGTGCGTGACCTCGTCGACCAGAAACTCGAAACGAACACCCCCACTGCTCCGCATCCAGAGACTTCCTCCGACGACCCACTCGCGGACGTCGGCTTCTCTTTCCCTAAAGCCTCTGCGCAACACGTGACAGGGCTACTGCTACGTTCACCAGAACGGGCCGAGTTGTTATCCCAAGCGATCACCGAGAGTTCTACCAGCTGCTTCTCTGCGACAAGCTCCGAAGAGCTTTGCCGCCTTCTTGATCGCCAACGGATTGACTTGTTGATTGTTGAAAACGAGCTAGGCGGATTTCTCAGTGGCTTAGAAATTGTCGAGCGTCTTAATCAACAGCTGATTCGACCCAAGATTATTTTGCTCACCAAAGACCCAGGCAAAGTCAGCGAGAAAGCCAGCGATATCGGTGTCGAGCAAGTGCTTGATCTGAATATTCAAGAAGACGATCTCGTACGCTATACACGCACGGTGTTAGCCAATCAATCGGAGCAAGACGCTTTCATACCCGCGTTAGCACGCTGTTTGGTGAAAGACTTTGGCGAGATTCCTCCCTTGCCACAACTCGTTGTTAAATTGGCAGGCTATCTGAGCATGCCCATCAACGATATCCCGATCGATGAGCTTGCCAATGACATTTCATCCGACTCGCGAGCAGCTACCGATCTGCTCAACTACACGAACATGGGGTTGTCCGTATTCAACCAGACGACAAGTGTTCGGCAAGCGGTCAATCTCAATGGCCCGAAAAAGACAATCATGCACGTTCTCGCCGCAGCTACGATGCGAGTTCGTTCCCAAGTCTTGACGGAATGGAACGAGTCACATCGGCAATGGTACCAAAAGCGAAGCGTGATCACGGCAGCAGCGGCAGCGACGTTTGCCGAGCACTTTGAAAATATTCCGCGTGATACGGCCTTCATTTTAGGTTTGGTGCAAGATATCGGCTGCCTCGTTCTTTCTAAGAAATACGGCAAAAGATACGACCTGATTGTCAAGCGTTTTCGAGAAGTGGGCCGTTTGCAGCTACACCAACTCGAGCTCGAAACGTTCAAAATTCACCATGGGCATGTTTCGGCTGCGTTGATGTTGAAGTGGCAATTGCCTCAATCGCTGATTCGCCCGGTGGTTGTGCATCACGATGCAGAACAAGCGGAAACACTTTCGCAAGTCGATCGCTCCTACCTTCGCGTCATTCAACTCGGTGAAATGTTGGCCGACTCGACAGAAGTTAACCATTCTTTCCGCAACCATATGCTGACGAACAAGGCCAGCTATTACGATGAACTGACGGTGGAACAGCGAAATAAAACATTCGTGGAAGCGATTCAATACGCCAAGTCGCTCTGCCAAGTGTTCAACTTCCCTTCGCCTGATCCGGCGGAGCTGACAAAGATCCTAACCGATACCATGGCCCACGCAGGGCAAGAGTTGGAGAAGGTCTCTTAG
- a CDS encoding Hsp20/alpha crystallin family protein has protein sequence MNASLTTSSPRRLFPWLRPGTFPRRQEEIDQLMQRFWNENGDGWNYFAMAPPVDIKETEENVTVRVDLPGVAADDVEIQLQGNQLTLRGEKQQEGEEKGETCHHSERQSGRFSRTITMPCEVVADKIKATMKNGTLNIVLPKSSEPRSHRIEVKSN, from the coding sequence ATGAACGCTTCATTGACCACTTCGTCGCCACGAAGGCTGTTTCCGTGGCTGCGACCAGGGACGTTTCCTCGTCGGCAAGAGGAAATAGATCAACTCATGCAACGTTTCTGGAACGAAAACGGAGATGGCTGGAATTACTTTGCCATGGCACCGCCAGTCGACATCAAGGAAACCGAGGAAAACGTCACGGTTCGAGTCGACCTACCAGGCGTGGCTGCCGACGACGTGGAAATTCAGTTGCAGGGAAATCAACTAACCCTTCGTGGCGAAAAGCAGCAAGAAGGAGAAGAAAAGGGAGAAACCTGTCATCACTCCGAACGACAGAGCGGTCGATTCTCGCGGACAATCACGATGCCGTGCGAGGTCGTCGCAGACAAGATTAAGGCAACGATGAAAAACGGGACGCTGAACATTGTGTTGCCGAAATCTTCGGAACCAAGATCGCATCGTATCGAGGTGAAATCGAATTGA
- a CDS encoding response regulator, giving the protein MSSSNFDTAEAPMRILLVDDHPLVREGLSARIEAQSDLEVCGETGSIQAAMVEFAEKVPDLTIVDIQLEDGNGIDLIKDIHTRYPYAKMLVVSAFDETLYAERALRAGALGYISKRELQEKVLEAIRTVLSGKRYLSGKMTQHLLNQAVNQKGQPASHPVERLSNRELEVFQMIGNGMTTAAIAGQLHLSVHTIDTHREKLRHKLGAKNGAELMKLAVQWVLENG; this is encoded by the coding sequence ATGTCTAGCAGCAATTTCGACACCGCTGAAGCACCGATGCGTATTTTACTGGTCGACGACCATCCCCTGGTCCGCGAAGGATTATCAGCTCGTATTGAAGCCCAGTCCGATTTAGAAGTTTGCGGCGAGACAGGCTCCATTCAAGCGGCCATGGTTGAATTTGCAGAGAAGGTGCCCGATTTAACGATCGTCGATATCCAACTCGAAGATGGAAATGGAATCGATTTGATTAAGGACATCCACACTCGCTATCCGTACGCCAAAATGCTGGTTGTTTCCGCCTTCGACGAAACCTTATACGCTGAACGCGCTCTGCGAGCCGGGGCACTCGGGTACATCAGCAAACGGGAACTGCAAGAAAAAGTGCTAGAAGCCATCCGAACCGTGCTCAGTGGCAAACGCTACTTGAGTGGCAAGATGACACAGCATCTTCTCAATCAAGCCGTCAACCAAAAAGGCCAGCCAGCATCGCACCCAGTCGAACGGCTAAGCAACCGCGAACTCGAAGTCTTTCAGATGATTGGCAACGGCATGACGACGGCAGCGATTGCCGGGCAGCTTCATTTGAGTGTTCATACGATCGATACCCACCGCGAGAAACTGCGACACAAGTTGGGGGCTAAGAACGGGGCCGAGTTGATGAAGCTGGCCGTCCAGTGGGTGCTGGAAAACGGCTAA
- a CDS encoding histidine kinase dimerization/phospho-acceptor domain-containing protein, producing the protein MIAHKLTNILSVISGHVHLAEAETLPEDARCENFEQIEQSVHRALILVERIEELANSTYKTNSQATLVFNYQ; encoded by the coding sequence ATGATCGCCCACAAGTTAACCAACATCCTTTCCGTTATTTCCGGTCACGTGCATCTCGCCGAAGCGGAGACACTTCCCGAAGACGCTCGCTGTGAAAACTTCGAACAAATCGAGCAATCGGTACACCGGGCTTTGATATTAGTTGAACGAATTGAAGAACTAGCGAACTCGACCTACAAAACAAACAGCCAGGCAACTTTGGTATTCAACTACCAGTAA
- a CDS encoding hybrid sensor histidine kinase/response regulator has protein sequence MFSSSKIKSSSRMQPPLAVLVIEEDAQTREDLRVALTSDGYPLFEADHVEEALTRTDWSEVVAVLLSAGPDLESSSEALSKLRQLAPHAYVVLLTETPDADRDVPTLEQGVFDTLLKPIDSAALRACLNRIAQLSATQFLLNAEAQARQTAEVRNHLLADAVSQMGDCVIVTDCDLVQPGPRIVYVNDAVCQTTGYSREELIGQSPRILQGKQTDHALLKQLRQTLAAGQSFRCQLVNYRKDGTAYDSDLFITPMVDSEARCTHYVSVHRDVTDHKQTVEALRQGEEQLRSILNTAIDAIVSMNHQGIIVGANPATYRMFGYAEGELLGQDVKLLMPESYHAHHDTSLARYLKTGQARIIGVGREVVGKRKDGSTFPLSLAISQTEHPPLFIGILRDISALKELQTQVLEIAAEEDRRIGQELHDSVQQELTGLGLLAQTVSEMLLTSIPGQAEHEPRIAKIRKMIERVATGIGETGRKVHQLSRGLVPVEIDAEGLRSALTELAATVEERYNIECIFTSQGDIDLTNNFAATHLFRIVQEAVNNAIKHGGASRIDISMIGEEKSILLEVLDNGSGISDKHSSGVGLGLRIMAYRAGLIGANLHVGNGEFGGTLVRSIISRGNIGHV, from the coding sequence ATGTTCAGCTCATCGAAAATCAAGTCTTCCTCCCGCATGCAACCACCATTGGCGGTCCTTGTCATCGAGGAAGATGCCCAGACACGCGAGGACTTACGCGTTGCCCTGACCTCTGATGGCTACCCTCTGTTCGAAGCCGATCATGTCGAGGAAGCGTTGACGCGGACCGACTGGTCGGAAGTCGTTGCTGTGTTGCTCTCAGCAGGGCCCGATCTGGAAAGCTCGTCCGAAGCGCTGAGCAAGCTAAGACAATTGGCCCCGCATGCCTACGTGGTGCTGTTGACCGAGACTCCGGACGCAGACCGGGATGTTCCCACGCTCGAACAAGGGGTCTTCGACACGTTGCTCAAGCCGATCGATTCTGCGGCACTGAGGGCCTGTCTCAATCGTATCGCACAGCTATCGGCAACCCAATTTCTGTTAAACGCCGAAGCACAAGCCCGCCAAACGGCCGAGGTGCGGAATCATTTACTCGCCGACGCTGTTTCGCAGATGGGCGATTGCGTGATTGTCACAGACTGCGATTTGGTTCAACCAGGCCCTCGCATTGTCTATGTGAACGACGCCGTTTGCCAAACGACCGGTTACTCGCGCGAAGAACTCATCGGCCAGTCCCCTCGTATCCTGCAAGGCAAACAAACCGATCATGCTTTGCTGAAACAGCTGCGACAAACGCTTGCCGCTGGTCAATCATTTCGTTGCCAATTGGTGAACTATCGGAAAGATGGTACGGCCTACGATTCCGATTTGTTTATTACCCCGATGGTCGATAGCGAAGCCCGTTGTACTCATTATGTGTCAGTGCATCGCGATGTTACCGACCACAAACAAACGGTGGAAGCTTTACGTCAAGGCGAAGAACAACTCCGTTCGATATTGAATACCGCGATCGATGCCATCGTTTCAATGAACCATCAGGGAATCATTGTCGGGGCGAACCCGGCGACCTATCGCATGTTTGGCTATGCTGAAGGCGAGTTGTTAGGGCAGGATGTCAAATTGCTGATGCCGGAATCGTACCATGCCCATCACGACACTAGTCTGGCCCGTTACTTGAAAACAGGCCAAGCCAGAATCATCGGAGTTGGCCGCGAAGTAGTTGGCAAACGTAAAGATGGCTCGACATTTCCCTTGAGCCTGGCCATCAGCCAAACCGAACACCCTCCCCTGTTTATCGGTATTTTACGTGATATTTCGGCGCTGAAAGAACTTCAAACCCAAGTGCTCGAAATCGCTGCAGAAGAAGATCGCCGTATTGGGCAAGAACTGCACGATAGCGTCCAGCAAGAGCTCACCGGACTCGGCCTACTGGCTCAAACGGTATCTGAAATGCTATTAACCAGCATTCCTGGGCAGGCCGAACACGAACCTCGTATCGCCAAAATCCGCAAGATGATCGAGCGAGTGGCCACCGGCATTGGAGAAACCGGTCGTAAAGTCCATCAGCTTTCTCGTGGTTTGGTCCCTGTTGAAATCGACGCCGAAGGGCTTCGATCGGCGTTAACGGAATTGGCGGCAACCGTCGAGGAGCGTTACAATATCGAGTGCATTTTTACTTCCCAAGGGGATATCGATCTGACGAATAACTTTGCGGCAACCCATCTTTTTCGCATCGTCCAAGAGGCGGTCAACAATGCCATCAAACATGGTGGTGCGAGCCGGATTGATATCTCGATGATAGGTGAAGAAAAGTCGATTTTGCTAGAAGTGCTCGACAACGGAAGTGGCATTTCCGACAAGCATTCGTCCGGAGTTGGCTTAGGGCTACGAATCATGGCCTACCGAGCCGGTTTGATCGGGGCAAACTTGCACGTTGGTAATGGGGAATTTGGCGGCACGCTCGTTCGTTCTATTATTTCACGAGGAAATATCGGCCATGTCTAG